One genomic region from Antedon mediterranea chromosome 3, ecAntMedi1.1, whole genome shotgun sequence encodes:
- the LOC140045159 gene encoding large subunit GTPase 1 homolog isoform X3 has product MHTSELQDGYDWGRLNLQSVTEQSNLDDFLATAELAGTEFAAEKLNIQVIDPNVHTGLPSQEELEEIKEKHAKNQDLLTIPRRPQWDSTTTPDELERMERDSFLKWRKHNAVIQEEMHMLMTPFERNLEVWRQLWRVIERSDTVVQIVDARNPLMFRCPDLETYVKEVDPMKDNIILVNKADLLTNEQRQKWKKYFNDQGIQVAFWSAKAETERIEKLKNEQKTDESQKINQVEDEEDEDDVEDEEHLNVTTDNRFNGINVQEPLEDYEDQSNPTSLNETHTTSANSQSDCALETEATNEIDINYSNSDQSDNLLSTEATNENDCKNSNVNNDTTESSVVLEKLTDIDLKDKEREKNLNDEHLEEEKTQNEDHLDCAVLNGEQLLELLNSSHNGTKVTEGQLTIGLVGYPNVGKSSTINALLQCKKVQVSATPGRTKHFQTLYLDSNLMLCDCPGLVMPSFVSTKAEMITNGVLPIDQMRDFKPAITLLTQVISRQVLEATYGITIIKPKEGEDPNRPPTAMELVNAYAYIRGYMNTKGMPDAHRASRLILKDFVNGRLLYCHPPPGILPEDFQSSQEPVVTEEKSSKNKQVIVVSEDGIKHKHQPENTVDKAFFQQQSLAGHSKGIHGVKDFTRVSNYTTHASNANMTAEERLMQKPWKKHGNRNKKTKLRKTYGYLDTK; this is encoded by the exons AGAAACTGAACATACAGGTCATTGATCCTAATGTACATACTGGATTACCCAGCCAGGAAGAATTGGAAGAAATTAAAGAGAAACATGCTAAGAATCAAGATCTTCTTACCATACCAAGAAG acCACAATGGGATTCAACTACGACACCAGATGAACTGGAGAGGATGGAACGAGACAGCTTTCTGAAATGGAGGAAACACAATGCTGT TATTCAAGAGGAAATGCATATGTTGATGACTCCATTTGAACGCAACCTGGAAGTCTGGCGCCAGCTATGGCGGGTCATTGAACGCAGTGACACCGTTGTCCAAATCGTTGATGCACGAAATCCACTCATGTTTAGATGCCCAGATCtg gaaaCTTATGTAAAAGAAGTGGACCCGATGAAGGATAACATAATTCTTGTGAATAAAGCTGATTTGTTGACCAATGAGCAGAGACAGAAATGgaagaaatattttaatgatCAAGGCATACAAGTAGCCTTCTGGTCAGCTAAGGCAGAAACAGAAAGAATTGAGAAG ttaaaaaatgaacaaaaaacagATGAAAGTCAGAAAATTAATCAAGTTGAAGATGAGGAGGATGAAGATGATGTGGAAGATGAGGAGCATTTGAATGTTACCACAGACAACAGGTTTAATGGAATCA ATGTTCAAGAACCATTAGAAGATTATGAAGACCAATCAAATCCAACATCTTTAAATGAAACACATACAACCTCAGCAAACAGCCAATCAGATTGTGCTTTAGAAACAGAAGCAACCAATGAAATTGacataaattattcaaattctGACCAATCAGACAACCTCTTATCTACAGAAGCAACCAATGAAAATGACTGTAAAAATTCAAATGTTAACAATGATACAACAGAATCATCAGTTGTATTAGAAAAATTAACAGACATTGATTTGAAAGATAAAGAAAGGGAAAAAAACTTAAATGATGAACATTTGGAAGaagaaaaaacacaaaatgaagACCACTTAGATTGTGCAGTTCTTAACGGTGAACAATTGCTTGAACTTCTTAATTCATCGCACAACGGTACAAAAGTAACAGAGGGACAACTTACAATTGGATTG GTTGGTTATCCTAACGTTGGTAAAAGCTCAACAATAAACGCTCTACTCCAGTGCAAGAAAGTGCAGGTATCTGCTACTCCTGGTAGAACAAAGCATTTCCAG ACATTATATCTAGATTCAAACCTGATGCTTTGTGACTGTCCTGGACTTGTTATGCCGTCCTTTGTCTCAACAAAAGCCGAGATGATCACCAACGGAGTGTTACCAATCGACCAAATGAGAGATTTCAAACCAGCTATCACTCTT TTAACACAGGTTATTTCCCGACAAGTGTTGGAGGCAACGTATGGAATTACTATAATAAAACCAAAGGAGGGAGAAGATCCAAATCGTCCTCCAACAGCCATGGAATTGGTCAATGCTTACGCAT ATATCCGTGGTTACATGAACACAAAAGGAATGCCGGATGCACATAGAGCATCTAGGCTGATTTTGAAAGACTTTGTAAAT gGGCGTCTCTTGTACTGCCATCCACCCCCTGGGATCCTGCCAGAAGACTTCCAATCATCACAAGAACCAGTGGTAACTGAAGAGAAGTCTTCAAAGAACAAACAAGTCATTGTCGTCTCTGAAGATGGTATCAAG CATAAACATCAACCAGAGAACACTGTTGATAAGGCATTCTTCCAACAACAATCACTAGCCGGGCATTCCAAGGGAATACATGGCGTCAAAGACTTCACCAGAGTGTCTAACTACACAACGCATGCAAGTAACGCAAACATGACAGCTGAAGAAAGATTAATGCAAAAACCGTGGAAAAAACATGGCAACAGAAATAAGAAAACTAAGCTACGAAAAACCTATGGGTACTtggatacaaaataa
- the LOC140045159 gene encoding large subunit GTPase 1 homolog isoform X2, with the protein MYFFSFYEYGNLFFMYHKMVLMSTSRMHTSELQDGYDWGRLNLQSVTEQSNLDDFLATAELAGTEFAAEKLNIQVIDPNVHTGLPSQEELEEIKEKHAKNQDLLTIPRRPQWDSTTTPDELERMERDSFLKWRKHNAVIQEEMHMLMTPFERNLEVWRQLWRVIERSDTVVQIVDARNPLMFRCPDLETYVKEVDPMKDNIILVNKADLLTNEQRQKWKKYFNDQGIQVAFWSAKAETERIEKLKNEQKTDESQKINQVEDEEDEDDVEDEEHLNVTTDNRFNGINVQEPLEDYEDQSNPTSLNETHTTSANSQSDCALETEATNEIDINYSNSDQSDNLLSTEATNENDCKNSNVNNDTTESSVVLEKLTDIDLKDKEREKNLNDEHLEEEKTQNEDHLDCAVLNGEQLLELLNSSHNGTKVTEGQLTIGLVGYPNVGKSSTINALLQCKKVQVSATPGRTKHFQTLYLDSNLMLCDCPGLVMPSFVSTKAEMITNGVLPIDQMRDFKPAITLLTQVISRQVLEATYGITIIKPKEGEDPNRPPTAMELVNAYAYIRGYMNTKGMPDAHRASRLILKDFVNGRLLYCHPPPGILPEDFQSSQEPVVTEEKSSKNKQVIVVSEDGIKHKHQPENTVDKAFFQQQSLAGHSKGIHGVKDFTRVSNYTTHASNANMTAEERLMQKPWKKHGNRNKKTKLRKTYGYLDTK; encoded by the exons AGAAACTGAACATACAGGTCATTGATCCTAATGTACATACTGGATTACCCAGCCAGGAAGAATTGGAAGAAATTAAAGAGAAACATGCTAAGAATCAAGATCTTCTTACCATACCAAGAAG acCACAATGGGATTCAACTACGACACCAGATGAACTGGAGAGGATGGAACGAGACAGCTTTCTGAAATGGAGGAAACACAATGCTGT TATTCAAGAGGAAATGCATATGTTGATGACTCCATTTGAACGCAACCTGGAAGTCTGGCGCCAGCTATGGCGGGTCATTGAACGCAGTGACACCGTTGTCCAAATCGTTGATGCACGAAATCCACTCATGTTTAGATGCCCAGATCtg gaaaCTTATGTAAAAGAAGTGGACCCGATGAAGGATAACATAATTCTTGTGAATAAAGCTGATTTGTTGACCAATGAGCAGAGACAGAAATGgaagaaatattttaatgatCAAGGCATACAAGTAGCCTTCTGGTCAGCTAAGGCAGAAACAGAAAGAATTGAGAAG ttaaaaaatgaacaaaaaacagATGAAAGTCAGAAAATTAATCAAGTTGAAGATGAGGAGGATGAAGATGATGTGGAAGATGAGGAGCATTTGAATGTTACCACAGACAACAGGTTTAATGGAATCA ATGTTCAAGAACCATTAGAAGATTATGAAGACCAATCAAATCCAACATCTTTAAATGAAACACATACAACCTCAGCAAACAGCCAATCAGATTGTGCTTTAGAAACAGAAGCAACCAATGAAATTGacataaattattcaaattctGACCAATCAGACAACCTCTTATCTACAGAAGCAACCAATGAAAATGACTGTAAAAATTCAAATGTTAACAATGATACAACAGAATCATCAGTTGTATTAGAAAAATTAACAGACATTGATTTGAAAGATAAAGAAAGGGAAAAAAACTTAAATGATGAACATTTGGAAGaagaaaaaacacaaaatgaagACCACTTAGATTGTGCAGTTCTTAACGGTGAACAATTGCTTGAACTTCTTAATTCATCGCACAACGGTACAAAAGTAACAGAGGGACAACTTACAATTGGATTG GTTGGTTATCCTAACGTTGGTAAAAGCTCAACAATAAACGCTCTACTCCAGTGCAAGAAAGTGCAGGTATCTGCTACTCCTGGTAGAACAAAGCATTTCCAG ACATTATATCTAGATTCAAACCTGATGCTTTGTGACTGTCCTGGACTTGTTATGCCGTCCTTTGTCTCAACAAAAGCCGAGATGATCACCAACGGAGTGTTACCAATCGACCAAATGAGAGATTTCAAACCAGCTATCACTCTT TTAACACAGGTTATTTCCCGACAAGTGTTGGAGGCAACGTATGGAATTACTATAATAAAACCAAAGGAGGGAGAAGATCCAAATCGTCCTCCAACAGCCATGGAATTGGTCAATGCTTACGCAT ATATCCGTGGTTACATGAACACAAAAGGAATGCCGGATGCACATAGAGCATCTAGGCTGATTTTGAAAGACTTTGTAAAT gGGCGTCTCTTGTACTGCCATCCACCCCCTGGGATCCTGCCAGAAGACTTCCAATCATCACAAGAACCAGTGGTAACTGAAGAGAAGTCTTCAAAGAACAAACAAGTCATTGTCGTCTCTGAAGATGGTATCAAG CATAAACATCAACCAGAGAACACTGTTGATAAGGCATTCTTCCAACAACAATCACTAGCCGGGCATTCCAAGGGAATACATGGCGTCAAAGACTTCACCAGAGTGTCTAACTACACAACGCATGCAAGTAACGCAAACATGACAGCTGAAGAAAGATTAATGCAAAAACCGTGGAAAAAACATGGCAACAGAAATAAGAAAACTAAGCTACGAAAAACCTATGGGTACTtggatacaaaataa